The segment CAATGATCCGTCCCGCATACATAATCGCGATCCGATCACAGATATTGGCGTGAATCGCCATGTCGTGGGTTACCATGACGATGCTGTTATTTTCCTCCCGTTGGATATCCTGGAGCAGTTGGATAACCCCCCGCTGTACCACTACATCCAGGGCCGTGGTCGGCTCATCACAGAAGATGATGCGGGGCTTGAGAATCGTTGCCAAGGCAATCGTCACCCGCTGCCGCATTCCCCCCGACAATTGATGGGGATAGGCAGTAAGGGTATCCGGAGGAAGACCCAAATTCACCAGATGCCCCCTCACCAGGTCGGTAAACTCTCCGTTGGGCTGGATATCCAGATGGGCACGAACAAAACTCTTGAAGCTATCGCCAATCCGGCGCACGGGATTGAGGACACTCAAGGACCCTTGGGGCACGTAGGAGATATGCTTCCACATCATTTCCCTGCGCTCTTGGGG is part of the Bacillota bacterium genome and harbors:
- a CDS encoding ABC transporter ATP-binding protein, which produces CGKSTLLKSLLGGLRPPLRHRGGTVKYRWRGREVDILQASPQERREMMWKHISYVPQGSLSVLNPVRRIGDSFKSFVRAHLDIQPNGEFTDLVRGHLVNLGLPPDTLTAYPHQLSGGMRQRVTIALATILKPRIIFCDEPTTALDVVVQRGVIQLLQDIQREENNSIVMVTHDMAIHANICDRIAIMYAGRIIEQADVHRIFANPLHPYTQYLIGSLPRIGDKSRRVSAPGSPPSLEKLPSGCAFHPRCPEVMEICRQQSPRLTEAFAGHSAACFLVGKEDSDADSGANQSLGS